A genomic window from Panthera tigris isolate Pti1 chromosome B4, P.tigris_Pti1_mat1.1, whole genome shotgun sequence includes:
- the LOC102969300 gene encoding LOW QUALITY PROTEIN: protein LSM12 homolog (The sequence of the model RefSeq protein was modified relative to this genomic sequence to represent the inferred CDS: inserted 1 base in 1 codon) encodes MAAPPGEYFSVGSQVSCRTCQEQRLQGEVVAFDYQSKMLALKCPSSSGKPNHADILLINLQYVSEVXTPPPLASLNVSKLASKARTEEEKLSQAYAISAGVSLEGQQLFQTIHKTIKDCKWQEKNIVVMEEVVITPPYQVENCKGKEGSALSHGRKIVEKHFRDVESQKILQRSQAQQPQKEAALSS; translated from the exons ATGGCGGCTCCTCCGGGCGAGTACTTCAGCGTTGGGAGCCAGGTGTCGTGCCGGACGTGCCAGGAGCAGCGGCTGCAGGGCGAGGTGGTAGCCTTCGACTACCAGTCCAAAATGCTGGCTTTAAAATGTCCCTCTTCCAGTGGAAAGCCCAACCATGCAGACATCTTGCTCATAAACTTACAGTATGTTTCAGAAG GAACCCCTCCTCCCCTAGCTTCACTCAATGTTAGTAAGCTTGCCAGCAAAGCACGGACAGAGGAGGAGAAGCTGAGCCAGGCCTATGCAATCAGCGCTGGTGTTTCCCTAGAGGGCCAGCAGCTCTTCCAGACCATACACAAGACCATTAAAGACTgtaaatggcaagaaaaaaacaTCGTAGTCATGGAAGAAGTTGTTATTACACCCCCATATCAAGTGGAAAACTGTAAAGGCAAAGAGGGGAGTGCACTGAGCCATGGACGCAAAATagttgaaaaacattttagagaCGTGGAAAGCCAAAAGATACTGCAGCGTTCACAAGCCCAGCAACCACAGAAGGAGGCTGCCCTGTCATCCTGA